A single Vigna radiata var. radiata cultivar VC1973A chromosome 8, Vradiata_ver6, whole genome shotgun sequence DNA region contains:
- the LOC106770995 gene encoding heavy metal-associated isoprenylated plant protein 39-like yields MKKVVLKVDVHEDKIKQKAMKAVSGISGVESVSVDMKEKKLTLIGDIDPVQVVAKLRKFCHADIVSVGPAKEEKKEEPKKDDNKKKEEEKKDSTKETVIDPLKFYQTYGYYYQMKPQYNPYYSAISVEEDPNGCVIV; encoded by the exons ATGAAG AAAGTTGTGTTGAAGGTGGATGTACATGAAGACAAAATCAAGCAAAAGGCTATGAAGGCTGTCTCTGGCATTTCag GTGTGGAGTCAGTTTCAGTGGAcatgaaagagaagaaattgaCCTTGATTGGGGACATTGATCCAGTACAAGTAGTTGCGAAGCTAAGGAAGTTCTGTCACGCTGACATAGTTTCTGTTGGACCtgcaaaagaggaaaagaaagaagaaccTAAAAAGGATGATaataaaaagaaggaagaagaaaagaaagattctACAAAAGAAACTGTTATAGATCCGCTCAAATTCTATCAAACGTATGGATATTATTATCAGATGAAACCACAATACAATCCGTATTACAGCGCCATAAGTGTGGAAGAGGATCCTAATGGCTGTGTCATTGTCTAA
- the LOC106771022 gene encoding protein REVEILLE 6 isoform X1, whose product MVSRNSNPSEAFHMDPSAMSLPGILPFAAATGADSLEDPAKKTRKPYTITKSRESWTEPEHDKFLEALQLFDRDWKKIEAFVGSKTVIQIRSHAQKYFLKVQKNGTSEHLPPPRPKRKAAHPYPQKASKNVPVLSQVSGGSLQSSSALIEPGYIMKRDSSAMLKTPIIKAAASSWSNNSLQKSTNLLHGHKVNNCCSNNESPRGQLVGESNGQGNNIHPLRILPDFGQVYSFIGSVFDPNVTGHLQKLKRMDPIDVETVLLLMRNLSINLVSPDFEDHRRLLASYEVEPESDNYYINADRNMLEG is encoded by the exons ATGGTATCTAGAAACTCCAACCCTTCAGAGGCTTTCCACATGGACCCTTCTGCCATGTCGCTCCCCGGAATACTCCCTTTTGCCGCCGCTACCGGTGCCGATTCCCTTGAGGACCCTGCTAAGAAGACTCGCAAACCTTACACTATCACCAAGTCTAGGGAGAGTTGGACCGAACCCGAGCACGACAAGTTCCTCGAAGCTCTTCAGCT ATTTGACCGTGActggaaaaaaattgaagcattTGTTGGATCAAAGACAGTTATCCAG ATAAGAAGCCATGCTCAGAAATACTTTCTAAAAGTTCAGAAGAATGGGACAAGTGAACATCTTCCTCCACCCAGACCAAAAAGAAAAGCTGCTCATCCATACCCTCAGAAAGCTTCAAAAAATG TTCCAGTGCTCTCACAAGTATCAGGAGGATCCTTACAATCATCATCGGCTTTGATTGAACCAGGTTACATAATGAAGCGTGATTCTTCAGCAATGCTTAAAACTCCTATTATTAAAGCTGCAGCGTCTTCCTGGTCAAACAATTCTCTGCAGAAAAGCACCAATTTATTGCATG GCCACAAAGTGAATAATTGTTGCAGTAACAATGAAAGTCCCAGAGGACAGTTGGTTGGTGAATCTAATGGTCAAGGGAATAATATCCATCCATTGAGAA TTCTTCCAGATTTTGGTCAAGTATACAGCTTCATTGGCAGTGTATTTGATCCAAATGTAACTGGACATCTGCAGAAACTGAAACGAATGGATCCTATAGATGTTGAGACA GTGCTATTGTTGATGAGAAACCTGTCTATCAATTTAGTAAGCCCAGATTTTGAGGACCAT AGAAGGCTGCTTGCATCATATGAGGTGGAACCTGAGTCAGATAACTATTATATCAACGCAGATCGAAACATGCTTGAAGGGTAG
- the LOC106771022 gene encoding protein REVEILLE 6 isoform X2, which translates to MVSRNSNPSEAFHMDPSAMSLPGILPFAAATGADSLEDPAKKTRKPYTITKSRESWTEPEHDKFLEALQLFDRDWKKIEAFVGSKTVIQIRSHAQKYFLKVQKNGTSEHLPPPRPKRKAAHPYPQKASKNVPVLSQVSGGSLQSSSALIEPGYIMKRDSSAMLKTPIIKAAASSWSNNSLQKSTNLLHGHKVNNCCSNNESPRGQLVGESNGQGNNIHPLRILPDFGQVYSFIGSVFDPNVTGHLQKLKRMDPIDVETVLLLMRNLSINLVSPDFEDHAACII; encoded by the exons ATGGTATCTAGAAACTCCAACCCTTCAGAGGCTTTCCACATGGACCCTTCTGCCATGTCGCTCCCCGGAATACTCCCTTTTGCCGCCGCTACCGGTGCCGATTCCCTTGAGGACCCTGCTAAGAAGACTCGCAAACCTTACACTATCACCAAGTCTAGGGAGAGTTGGACCGAACCCGAGCACGACAAGTTCCTCGAAGCTCTTCAGCT ATTTGACCGTGActggaaaaaaattgaagcattTGTTGGATCAAAGACAGTTATCCAG ATAAGAAGCCATGCTCAGAAATACTTTCTAAAAGTTCAGAAGAATGGGACAAGTGAACATCTTCCTCCACCCAGACCAAAAAGAAAAGCTGCTCATCCATACCCTCAGAAAGCTTCAAAAAATG TTCCAGTGCTCTCACAAGTATCAGGAGGATCCTTACAATCATCATCGGCTTTGATTGAACCAGGTTACATAATGAAGCGTGATTCTTCAGCAATGCTTAAAACTCCTATTATTAAAGCTGCAGCGTCTTCCTGGTCAAACAATTCTCTGCAGAAAAGCACCAATTTATTGCATG GCCACAAAGTGAATAATTGTTGCAGTAACAATGAAAGTCCCAGAGGACAGTTGGTTGGTGAATCTAATGGTCAAGGGAATAATATCCATCCATTGAGAA TTCTTCCAGATTTTGGTCAAGTATACAGCTTCATTGGCAGTGTATTTGATCCAAATGTAACTGGACATCTGCAGAAACTGAAACGAATGGATCCTATAGATGTTGAGACA GTGCTATTGTTGATGAGAAACCTGTCTATCAATTTAGTAAGCCCAGATTTTGAGGACCAT GCTGCTTGCATCATATGA
- the LOC106771638 gene encoding heavy metal-associated isoprenylated plant protein 12-like yields the protein MKAVSGISGIQLNFKFSLASLLSMLKQTEGQLLKSYLKYCCRSMNMKDKKLTLTGDIDPVQVFAKLRKFCHTEIVSVGAAKEEKKEEPKKDDKMKEDEKKDSTLKFYQTYGYYYQIKPQYNPYYTAISVQEDPNACVIV from the coding sequence ATGAAGGCTGTCTCTGGAATTTCAggtattcaattaaatttcaaattctcttTAGCTTCTCTGCTTTCAATGCTCAAACAAACTGAGGGTCAATTACTAAAATCGTATTTGAAATACTGTTGCAGGTCCATGAACATGAAAGACAAGAAATTAACCTTAACGGGGGACATTGATCCAGTACAAGTATTTGCCAAGCTAAGGAAGTTCTGTCACACTGAAATAGTTTCTGTTGGAGCagcaaaagaggaaaagaaggaagaacCTAAAAAGGATGATAAAATGaaggaagatgaaaagaaaGATTCCACACTAAAGTTCTATCAAACTTATGGCTACTATTATCAGATTAAACCACAATACAATCCATATTACACTGCCATAAGTGTACAAGAGGATCCCAATGCTTGTGTCATTGTCTAA
- the LOC106771697 gene encoding heavy metal-associated isoprenylated plant protein 39-like translates to MNKVVLQVELLDDKTKKKAMKAVSKISGVESVSMEMKEQKLTLIGDMDAVVVVEKLRKLCYTEILSYGPAKVEKKDNKKEAEKKEPAEKKNKDQTQNIADILKTYETYHNHYHYTSYVEENPNACVIC, encoded by the exons ATGAAT AAAGTTGTGCTACAGGTGGAACTGCTGGAtgacaaaactaagaaaaaagcCATGAAGGCGGTCTCCAAAATTTCAG GAGTTGAATCAGTGTCAATGGAGATGAAGGAGCAGAAATTAACCTTAATTGGAGACATGGACGCTGTGGTTGTTGTGGAGAAGCTGAGGAAGCTGTGTTACACCGAGATACTCTCTTATGGACCCGCCAAGGTAGAGAAAAAGGATAATAAAAAGGAGGCAGAGAAGAAGGAGCCGGCGGAGAAGAAGAATAAAGATCAAACTCAGAATATTGCTGATATTTTGAAGACCTACGAAACCTACCACAACCATTATCATTACACGAGTTACGTTGAAGAGAATCCTAATGCGTGTGTCATTTGCTAA